One Egicoccus halophilus genomic region harbors:
- a CDS encoding ribonuclease J: MTGNDTDSPPVTVSFLGGLGEIGRNMATIEVDGRLAVVDVGVLFPDAEHLGVDLILPDWSSVKDRADDVEAVFLTHGHLDHIGALPYLLRDLDREGVPVYGTQLTIAFVEAILEEWPDLPEPRLEVIEPAETIEQGPFTVEAVQVSHSIPDGVAYAFRTPHGLIVHTGDFKLDQTPIDNRPTDIAHFARLGDEGVDLLLADSTGADVPGHVATERTVGRNVKEHIAAQKDGLIVVASFASHVHRIQQVLDAAAEVGRRPVFVGRSMVRNMGIAQELEYLDFDHDSVVELHEVDRYDRRQLIVISTGSQGEPFSALSLMGAGDHKHLEVGEGDLVILASSLIPGNEQAVYRSINNLSRRGCKVVHKGVAPVHVSGHASREELLLFHNVVEPEYFVPVHGEHRHLRAHGEIAEQTGALPEHVLICEDGDTVVLEDGVVTRGEPVTTSHVYIDGLLDDVGPALLRDRRRIGEDGICVCVVAVDTHDGGVVGDVVVTQKGVVFHGTEEDILEQAKQAVDRELASLTRVKFQDPQVVQRHVVQALGTFWRSETGRRPFILPVVREA; this comes from the coding sequence ATGACCGGCAACGACACCGACTCCCCTCCCGTCACCGTCAGCTTTCTCGGCGGGTTGGGCGAGATCGGCCGCAACATGGCCACCATCGAGGTCGACGGCCGGCTCGCGGTCGTCGACGTCGGCGTGCTGTTCCCCGACGCCGAGCACCTCGGGGTGGACCTGATCCTGCCCGACTGGTCCAGCGTCAAGGACCGTGCCGACGACGTCGAGGCGGTCTTCCTCACGCACGGCCACCTCGACCACATCGGGGCGTTGCCCTACCTGCTGCGCGACCTCGACCGCGAGGGCGTGCCCGTCTACGGCACGCAGCTGACGATCGCGTTCGTCGAAGCGATCCTCGAGGAGTGGCCGGACCTGCCCGAGCCGCGCCTGGAGGTGATCGAACCGGCGGAGACCATCGAACAGGGCCCGTTCACCGTCGAAGCGGTCCAGGTCAGCCACTCGATCCCCGACGGGGTCGCCTACGCGTTCCGGACCCCGCACGGGCTCATCGTCCACACCGGCGACTTCAAGCTCGACCAGACCCCGATCGACAACCGCCCCACCGACATCGCCCACTTCGCCCGCCTCGGTGACGAGGGTGTCGACCTGCTGCTCGCCGACTCGACCGGTGCCGACGTGCCCGGGCACGTCGCGACCGAGCGCACCGTCGGTCGCAACGTCAAGGAGCACATCGCGGCGCAGAAGGACGGGCTGATCGTGGTCGCGTCGTTCGCCTCGCACGTGCACCGCATCCAGCAGGTGCTCGACGCCGCCGCCGAAGTGGGTCGTCGACCGGTGTTCGTCGGACGCTCGATGGTCCGCAACATGGGCATCGCGCAGGAGCTCGAGTACCTCGACTTCGACCACGACTCGGTCGTCGAGCTCCACGAGGTCGACCGCTACGACCGTCGTCAGCTGATCGTCATCTCCACCGGGTCGCAGGGGGAGCCGTTCAGCGCGCTGTCGCTGATGGGCGCCGGTGACCACAAGCACCTCGAGGTGGGCGAGGGCGACCTGGTGATCCTGGCCAGCAGCCTCATCCCCGGCAACGAGCAGGCCGTCTACCGCTCCATCAACAACCTCTCGCGTCGCGGCTGCAAGGTCGTGCACAAGGGCGTCGCACCGGTGCACGTCTCCGGTCACGCCTCGCGCGAGGAGCTGCTGCTGTTCCACAACGTGGTCGAGCCGGAGTACTTCGTGCCCGTCCACGGCGAGCACCGGCACCTGCGGGCGCACGGCGAGATCGCCGAGCAGACCGGAGCGTTGCCCGAGCACGTGCTGATCTGCGAGGACGGCGACACGGTCGTGCTCGAGGACGGCGTCGTGACGCGCGGCGAGCCGGTGACCACCAGCCATGTCTACATCGACGGTCTGCTCGACGACGTCGGCCCGGCGCTGCTGCGCGACCGGCGCCGGATCGGTGAGGACGGGATCTGCGTCTGCGTGGTCGCGGTCGACACCCACGACGGCGGCGTCGTCGGCGACGTCGTGGTCACGCAGAAGGGTGTGGTGTTCCACGGCACGGAGGAGGACATCCTCGAGCAGGCCAAGCAGGCGGTCGACCGGGAACTCGCCAGCCTCACCCGCGTGAAGTTCCAGGACCCGCAGGTGGTGCAGCGTCACGTCGTGCAGGCACTGGGGACGTTCTGGCGGTCCGAGACGGGCCGCCGCCCGTTCATCCTGCCGGTCGTGCGCGAGGCCTGA
- the dapA gene encoding 4-hydroxy-tetrahydrodipicolinate synthase codes for MSTSEEGTPAMAIGAVVTAMVTPFTDGGELDLDGAQRLARHLADHGTDTVLVNGTTGESPTLHGEAPWELLAAVREAVGGDATVMIGTGSNDTAKSVAATARAADAGADAVLAVTPYYNKPQQHGLVAHFRAVAEATELPVLLYDVPARTVTTLELATTTELSGVENIVGVKDATGDLGRAADVRLATRGAPGGFDLWSGSDEMNLPILAVGGRGLVSVSAHLVGPELAEMVRVFPSDPARALELHLRCLPLHRALFTEPSPAPLKAALNALGLPAGPVRGPLAEASEETVKAVLGAHEAIEALR; via the coding sequence ATGAGCACCTCCGAGGAGGGCACACCGGCCATGGCCATCGGCGCGGTGGTGACCGCGATGGTCACGCCGTTCACGGACGGCGGCGAGCTCGACCTCGACGGCGCGCAGCGACTGGCGCGGCACCTCGCCGACCATGGCACCGACACCGTGCTGGTCAACGGGACCACCGGTGAGTCGCCGACCCTGCACGGCGAGGCGCCCTGGGAGCTGTTGGCCGCGGTCCGCGAGGCGGTCGGCGGCGACGCCACCGTGATGATCGGCACGGGGTCGAACGACACGGCCAAGAGCGTCGCGGCGACCGCCCGGGCCGCCGACGCGGGCGCCGACGCGGTCCTCGCCGTCACCCCGTACTACAACAAGCCCCAGCAACACGGACTGGTGGCGCACTTCCGCGCCGTCGCCGAGGCCACCGAGCTGCCGGTGCTGCTCTACGACGTCCCCGCGCGCACGGTGACGACGCTGGAGCTGGCCACCACGACCGAACTGTCGGGCGTGGAGAACATCGTCGGCGTCAAGGACGCCACCGGTGACCTCGGCCGGGCCGCCGACGTCAGGCTCGCGACCCGGGGCGCGCCCGGCGGGTTCGACCTGTGGAGCGGCTCGGACGAGATGAACCTGCCGATCCTGGCCGTCGGCGGCCGCGGGCTGGTCTCGGTGAGCGCCCACCTCGTCGGTCCGGAGCTGGCCGAGATGGTGCGGGTGTTCCCGTCCGACCCGGCCCGTGCGCTCGAGTTGCACCTGCGCTGTCTGCCCCTGCACCGGGCACTGTTCACCGAACCGTCCCCCGCGCCGCTCAAGGCCGCCCTCAACGCGCTCGGACTTCCCGCCGGCCCCGTACGTGGTCCGCTGGCGGAGGCGTCCGAGGAGACCGTCAAGGCCGTGCTCGGCGCCCACGAAGCGATCGAGGCTCTGCGATGA
- a CDS encoding FAD-dependent thymidylate synthase — MVRAPLPDADGVVGTPRAEVVRDSVSPAGVRLTTVEVTLHRFVLAELNTHRAFSRNSASSRAIPVQRQLDTVLHDPAVPVEFGANQRGMQAGPPLTGEERERAEAGWLAARDAAVAAARDLLDLGVHKQVANRLLEPFLWQTVIVTATDWDGFWQQRCSPLAQPEIRAAAEAMRAAFAASTPVELAVGDWHTPYVRAEDGDLDVETRKRVSAARCARVSYLTHDGRRDLAADEQLYERLVTAEPPHWSPLEHVATPADGDGPVRGNLRGWRQLRHVVELDRAPVDA; from the coding sequence ATGGTCCGTGCTCCGCTCCCCGATGCCGACGGCGTCGTCGGCACCCCCCGCGCCGAGGTGGTGCGCGACAGCGTCTCCCCGGCCGGCGTGCGTCTGACCACCGTCGAGGTGACCCTCCACCGCTTCGTGTTGGCGGAGCTCAACACCCACCGGGCGTTCTCGCGCAACTCCGCCAGCTCCCGGGCGATCCCGGTGCAGCGCCAACTCGACACGGTCCTGCACGACCCGGCGGTGCCGGTCGAGTTCGGCGCGAACCAACGCGGCATGCAGGCCGGGCCACCGCTGACCGGCGAGGAGCGCGAGCGGGCCGAAGCGGGCTGGCTCGCCGCCCGCGACGCCGCGGTCGCCGCCGCCCGTGACCTGCTCGACCTCGGCGTGCACAAGCAGGTGGCGAACCGGCTGCTGGAGCCGTTCCTGTGGCAGACCGTGATCGTCACGGCAACCGACTGGGACGGGTTCTGGCAGCAGCGCTGCAGCCCGCTGGCGCAGCCCGAGATCCGCGCCGCCGCCGAGGCCATGCGCGCCGCGTTCGCGGCGAGCACGCCGGTCGAGCTCGCCGTCGGCGACTGGCACACGCCCTACGTGCGGGCCGAGGACGGGGACCTGGACGTCGAGACCCGCAAGCGCGTCTCGGCGGCCCGCTGCGCCCGGGTGAGCTACCTCACCCACGACGGGCGCCGTGACCTGGCCGCCGACGAACAGCTCTACGAGCGCCTGGTCACGGCCGAGCCGCCGCACTGGTCACCGCTCGAGCACGTCGCCACGCCCGCCGACGGCGACGGCCCGGTACGCGGCAACCTGCGGGGCTGGCGACAGCTCCGCCACGTCGTCGAGCTCGACCGCGCACCGGTCGACGCCTGA
- a CDS encoding ABC transporter ATP-binding protein produces the protein MRLRPIGDADALKGRGVDLAVVRRAWELARPYRARLAGYLAVLVATSITAVLPAQLIRLAIDRAIPAADTGLLVWLFAGLLAVAVFEAVLSLVERWLSSSVGEGFIYDLRRMLYRHVQSMPLAFFTRTQTGALITRLNNDVIGAQRALTGTMGTVVANLIGVTVTLAAMFSLSWQVTLLSLALLPLFILPARIVGRRLQGLARRSMELNAEMNTTMTERFHVAGALLVKLFGRQERETERFGERAERVADIGVRTALYGRGLFAALGLVGAAATALVYLVGGLLVISPDSGLQIGVVVALGMYVTQLYGPLAQLSNAPVDLMTALVSFERVFEVMDLPRDIDEKDDARELTDPRGHVRFEGVAFRYPAAGGSSLESLEGPRSAHGDAASDWILRNIELDLRPGTVTALVGPSGAGKSTLSSLVPRLYDVTEGRVTVDGIDVRDLTLESLAHAVGVVSQDAHLFHESIADNLRYARADATQEQIEAACRAARIHHVIARLPDGYDTVVGERGYRLSGGEKQRVSLARVLLKDPAIVVLDEATAHLDTESERLVQAALRETLVGRTALVIAHRLSTVVDADEIVVLDEGTIVERGTHAELVRRGGLYADLARTQLVTSEAS, from the coding sequence ATGCGACTGCGCCCCATCGGTGACGCCGACGCGCTCAAGGGCCGTGGCGTCGACCTGGCCGTGGTCCGGCGCGCCTGGGAGCTGGCACGGCCCTACCGGGCCCGTCTCGCCGGCTACCTCGCGGTGCTCGTCGCCACCTCGATCACCGCGGTCCTGCCCGCGCAGCTGATCCGGCTCGCGATCGACCGCGCCATCCCCGCCGCGGACACCGGCCTGCTCGTGTGGCTGTTCGCCGGGCTGCTGGCCGTGGCCGTGTTCGAGGCGGTGCTGTCGCTGGTCGAGCGGTGGCTGTCCTCGAGCGTCGGGGAAGGCTTCATCTACGACCTGCGGCGCATGCTCTACCGGCACGTGCAGTCGATGCCGCTGGCGTTCTTCACCCGGACGCAGACCGGTGCGCTGATCACCCGGCTCAACAACGACGTGATCGGGGCGCAACGGGCGCTGACCGGCACGATGGGCACGGTGGTCGCCAACCTCATCGGCGTCACGGTGACGCTCGCGGCGATGTTCTCGCTGTCGTGGCAGGTGACGTTGCTCTCGCTGGCCCTGCTGCCGTTGTTCATCCTCCCGGCCCGCATCGTCGGACGGCGGCTGCAGGGCCTGGCGCGGCGTTCGATGGAGCTCAACGCCGAGATGAACACCACCATGACCGAGCGGTTCCACGTCGCCGGCGCGTTGCTGGTCAAGCTGTTCGGGCGACAGGAGCGGGAGACGGAACGCTTCGGCGAGCGGGCCGAACGCGTCGCCGACATCGGCGTTCGCACCGCGCTGTACGGCCGCGGGCTCTTCGCCGCCCTGGGCCTGGTGGGCGCGGCCGCGACCGCGCTGGTCTATCTGGTCGGCGGCCTGCTGGTCATCTCGCCCGACTCGGGCCTGCAGATCGGCGTGGTCGTCGCGCTCGGGATGTACGTCACCCAGCTCTACGGCCCGCTCGCGCAGCTGTCCAACGCGCCGGTCGACCTGATGACCGCGCTGGTGTCGTTCGAGCGCGTCTTCGAGGTGATGGACCTGCCGCGCGACATCGACGAGAAGGACGACGCGCGCGAGCTGACCGACCCCCGTGGTCACGTGCGCTTCGAAGGCGTCGCCTTCCGCTACCCGGCCGCCGGCGGGTCGTCGCTGGAGTCGCTCGAGGGGCCGCGTTCCGCCCACGGCGACGCGGCCTCCGACTGGATCCTGCGCAACATCGAGCTCGACCTGCGGCCCGGCACGGTCACCGCGCTGGTCGGCCCGTCGGGAGCCGGCAAGTCCACGCTCTCGTCGCTGGTCCCGCGGCTCTACGACGTCACCGAGGGCCGGGTCACCGTCGACGGCATCGATGTCCGCGACCTGACGCTGGAGTCGCTGGCGCACGCGGTCGGGGTCGTCAGCCAGGACGCGCACCTGTTCCACGAATCCATCGCGGACAACCTGCGCTACGCCCGCGCCGACGCCACCCAGGAACAGATCGAGGCAGCGTGCCGGGCCGCCCGCATCCACCACGTCATCGCCCGGCTGCCCGACGGCTACGACACCGTCGTCGGCGAGCGCGGCTACCGGCTCTCCGGCGGGGAGAAGCAGCGCGTGTCGCTGGCACGGGTGCTGCTCAAGGACCCGGCGATCGTGGTGCTCGACGAGGCGACCGCCCACCTCGACACCGAGTCGGAACGGCTGGTGCAGGCCGCCCTGCGCGAGACGCTGGTGGGCCGCACCGCCCTGGTCATCGCGCACCGCCTGTCCACGGTGGTGGACGCCGACGAGATCGTGGTGCTCGACGAGGGCACCATCGTCGAACGCGGCACGCATGCCGAGCTGGTCCGCCGCGGTGGCCTCTACGCCGATCTCGCCCGCACCCAGCTGGTCACCAGCGAAGCGTCCTAG
- a CDS encoding S-layer homology domain-containing protein has protein sequence MASYLVRAIEAVIDEELPASDGAFPDQQGHHEVNIDKLAAIGVVEGRTDGTYDPSGVVTRAAMGSFLARSLDYLAERGFHPVPFDVQVSATADEQPSNLRHRLSGQVVDQFDTGYFLADVRFEVHRPTADGWSVVRSGTVVSGPGGELEYSYAGGDVEPGATDAVAACTVAAGEQFAPDAAVCATEDDDGELEPQADRRATLLGVDWGEPVEPTVATPGEYPSEAIAIDADAGVLDVQTLVPDTEFLRFGYLGDNDFQVEGADVTADAFTCAVATTIETDAQHSLSIFLDEDGTGIYALATAADVADC, from the coding sequence ATGGCGTCCTACCTCGTGCGGGCCATCGAGGCCGTGATCGACGAGGAGTTGCCGGCCAGCGACGGCGCGTTCCCCGACCAGCAGGGTCACCACGAGGTCAACATCGACAAGCTGGCCGCGATCGGCGTGGTCGAGGGTCGGACCGACGGCACCTACGACCCGTCGGGCGTCGTGACCCGCGCCGCGATGGGGTCCTTCCTGGCCCGCAGCCTCGACTACCTCGCCGAACGGGGCTTCCACCCGGTGCCCTTCGACGTGCAGGTGTCCGCCACCGCGGACGAGCAGCCGTCCAACCTGCGTCACCGGCTCTCGGGCCAGGTCGTCGACCAGTTCGACACCGGCTACTTCCTCGCCGACGTGCGCTTCGAGGTGCACCGGCCCACGGCCGACGGCTGGAGCGTGGTCCGCAGCGGCACGGTCGTCAGTGGTCCCGGTGGCGAGCTCGAGTACAGCTATGCCGGCGGGGACGTCGAACCCGGCGCGACCGACGCGGTCGCGGCCTGCACCGTGGCCGCCGGTGAGCAGTTCGCGCCCGACGCGGCCGTCTGCGCCACCGAGGACGACGACGGCGAGCTCGAACCGCAGGCCGACCGGCGTGCCACGCTGCTGGGCGTGGACTGGGGCGAGCCGGTCGAACCGACCGTCGCCACGCCGGGCGAGTACCCGTCCGAGGCGATCGCGATCGATGCGGACGCGGGTGTGCTCGACGTGCAGACGCTGGTGCCCGACACCGAGTTCCTGCGCTTCGGCTACCTCGGGGACAACGACTTCCAGGTCGAGGGTGCCGATGTCACCGCCGACGCGTTCACGTGCGCCGTGGCGACCACGATCGAGACCGACGCCCAGCACTCGTTGAGCATCTTCCTCGACGAGGACGGCACCGGGATCTACGCCCTGGCGACCGCCGCCGACGTCGCCGACTGCTGA
- a CDS encoding ribonuclease Z translates to MSTRQLVVLGTASQVPTRTRNHNGHVLLWDELGILFDPGEGTQRQLTHAGLPVSRIDHVCITHAHGDHCLGLPGVLQRRALDGLSAPVTVHHPRPAADTIARLRDATPYEATAPVVLRGVELASTAPLDLGPVTLRAAPLEHGEPAVGWRIDEPDGWRADPELLAAARVPGPLRRELLREGRVEVDGRMVRREEVAVPRPGQSMAFVMDTRDCDGARELAAGVDLLVIEATFLDDQRALAEEVGHLTATQAARIGAECGARRVVLTHFSQRYPDLTEHLAQARAAAPGLDIHVAADLDRVDVPPRR, encoded by the coding sequence ATGTCGACCCGCCAACTGGTGGTGCTGGGGACCGCGAGCCAGGTCCCGACCCGAACCCGCAACCACAACGGCCATGTGTTGCTGTGGGACGAGCTCGGGATCCTGTTCGATCCGGGTGAGGGCACCCAGCGGCAGCTCACGCATGCCGGCCTGCCGGTGTCCCGCATCGACCACGTCTGCATCACCCACGCCCACGGCGACCACTGCCTGGGGTTGCCCGGCGTGCTGCAGCGGCGGGCGCTCGACGGGCTGAGCGCACCGGTGACCGTGCACCATCCTCGCCCCGCCGCGGACACGATCGCCCGGCTGCGTGACGCGACCCCGTACGAGGCCACCGCACCGGTGGTGCTGCGCGGCGTCGAGCTCGCGTCCACCGCGCCGCTGGACCTCGGGCCGGTGACGCTGCGGGCCGCACCGCTCGAGCACGGTGAGCCGGCCGTGGGGTGGCGCATCGACGAGCCCGACGGCTGGCGGGCGGACCCGGAGCTCCTGGCCGCCGCGCGCGTGCCCGGCCCGCTGCGGCGCGAACTGCTGCGCGAGGGTCGGGTCGAGGTGGACGGACGCATGGTCCGGCGCGAGGAGGTGGCGGTGCCGCGTCCCGGACAGTCGATGGCGTTCGTGATGGACACGCGCGACTGCGACGGGGCCCGCGAGCTCGCGGCGGGCGTGGACCTACTGGTGATCGAGGCCACGTTCCTCGACGACCAGCGGGCACTCGCCGAGGAGGTGGGGCACCTCACCGCCACCCAGGCGGCCCGCATCGGGGCGGAGTGCGGAGCGCGCCGGGTGGTGCTGACCCACTTCTCGCAACGCTACCCGGACCTGACCGAGCACCTCGCGCAGGCCCGGGCCGCGGCGCCGGGTCTGGACATCCACGTCGCCGCCGACCTCGACCGCGTCGACGTCCCGCCCCGCCGCTGA
- the dapB gene encoding 4-hydroxy-tetrahydrodipicolinate reductase encodes MTIRVGVVGAAGRMGAEVCRAVAAADDLELVAAVDPHHAGVAVREATGVDTDLTLAGDLDALVDAGAEVVVEFTGPSAVGANLRWLLEHDLHAVVGATGIDEADLTVARELAEARPANALIAPNFAIGAVLLMQFAAEAARYLPHVEIIELHHDRKVDAPSGTALRTAELIADARAEIPDAPLGDDRHPGARGAAHADVRVHSVRLPGLVAHEEVIFGGTGQTLTLRHDSIDRTSFMPGVLLGCRKVASLDGLVVGLEHVL; translated from the coding sequence GTGACCATCCGGGTGGGTGTCGTGGGGGCAGCGGGCCGCATGGGCGCCGAGGTCTGCCGTGCCGTGGCCGCAGCGGACGACCTCGAACTGGTCGCCGCGGTCGACCCCCACCACGCGGGCGTCGCCGTACGCGAGGCCACCGGCGTGGACACCGACCTCACCCTCGCCGGGGACCTCGACGCGCTGGTCGACGCCGGAGCCGAGGTGGTCGTCGAGTTCACCGGGCCGTCCGCGGTCGGCGCGAACCTGCGCTGGCTGCTCGAACACGACCTGCACGCCGTCGTCGGCGCCACCGGCATCGACGAGGCCGATCTCACGGTCGCGCGCGAACTCGCCGAGGCCCGCCCCGCCAACGCGCTGATCGCCCCGAACTTCGCCATCGGCGCCGTCCTGCTGATGCAGTTCGCCGCCGAGGCCGCCAGGTACCTCCCGCACGTCGAGATCATCGAGCTGCACCACGACCGCAAGGTCGACGCCCCCTCCGGCACCGCGCTGCGCACCGCCGAGCTCATCGCCGACGCCCGCGCCGAGATCCCCGACGCGCCGCTCGGTGACGACCGTCACCCCGGCGCCCGCGGCGCCGCCCACGCCGACGTGCGCGTCCACTCGGTGCGGCTGCCCGGCCTGGTCGCGCACGAGGAGGTCATCTTCGGCGGCACCGGACAGACCCTGACCCTGCGGCACGACTCCATCGACCGCACCTCGTTCATGCCCGGCGTCCTGCTCGGCTGCCGCAAGGTCGCCTCCCTCGACGGCCTCGTCGTCGGCCTCGAACACGTGCTCTGA
- a CDS encoding M16 family metallopeptidase, whose amino-acid sequence MHQLTQLDSGITVVTEHMPAVRSATLGLWIGVGSRDETGEQAGCSHFLEHLLFKGTSRRSARDIAEALDAVGGEMNAFTSKELTCFYARVLDQDLPLAFDVLADMVVDATNAEADVEAERQVVLSEIDIHVDTPDDLVHSDFSEVVLGTHPLALETLGSADSITRMTRDTVDGYYRQTYRPHNLTVAAAGNVDHDAVVRLTDELLGDLHRPGGARPARVAPREFGRGQVRVRHRPTEQAHVVLGVPGLAHRDEDRWALRVLNTLLGGGMSSRLFQEIREVRGLAYSTYSYTSSYTDGGLFGAYVGTAPAKVDEALQVLREQLDVVADEVTAAEVERAKGALTGGTVLSLEDSGSRMSRLGKQIATGADIVTVDDALLRIGAVTADDVRRVAARVLQQPRDLAVVGPFDVGETDRFAAAVA is encoded by the coding sequence GTGCACCAGCTGACCCAGCTCGACTCCGGCATCACCGTCGTCACCGAGCACATGCCGGCCGTCCGCTCCGCGACGCTCGGCCTGTGGATCGGCGTCGGCTCCCGCGACGAGACCGGCGAGCAGGCCGGGTGCTCCCACTTCCTCGAACACCTGCTGTTCAAGGGCACGTCCCGGCGCAGCGCCCGCGACATCGCCGAGGCCCTCGACGCCGTCGGCGGGGAGATGAACGCGTTCACCTCCAAGGAGCTGACCTGCTTCTACGCGCGCGTGCTCGACCAGGACCTGCCGCTGGCGTTCGACGTGCTCGCCGACATGGTCGTCGACGCCACCAACGCCGAGGCCGACGTCGAGGCCGAACGCCAGGTCGTGCTCAGCGAGATCGACATCCACGTCGACACCCCCGACGACCTGGTGCACTCCGACTTCTCCGAGGTCGTCCTTGGGACGCACCCGCTGGCCCTGGAGACCCTCGGCAGCGCCGACTCGATCACCCGCATGACCCGCGACACCGTCGACGGCTACTACCGCCAGACCTACCGGCCGCACAACCTCACCGTCGCCGCCGCCGGCAACGTCGACCACGACGCGGTGGTCCGGCTCACCGACGAACTGCTCGGTGACCTGCATCGTCCCGGCGGTGCCCGGCCCGCGCGCGTGGCCCCGCGCGAGTTCGGTCGTGGCCAGGTGCGCGTCCGTCACCGCCCGACCGAGCAGGCCCACGTGGTCCTGGGTGTCCCCGGCCTGGCCCACCGCGACGAGGACCGCTGGGCGCTGCGGGTGCTCAACACGCTGCTCGGTGGCGGCATGTCGTCGCGGCTGTTCCAGGAGATCCGCGAGGTCCGCGGCCTGGCCTACTCCACCTACAGCTACACCTCGTCGTACACCGACGGCGGGTTGTTCGGCGCCTACGTCGGCACCGCCCCGGCAAAGGTCGACGAGGCGCTGCAGGTCCTGCGCGAACAGCTCGACGTCGTCGCCGACGAGGTGACCGCCGCCGAGGTCGAACGGGCCAAGGGTGCGCTGACCGGCGGGACGGTCCTCTCCCTCGAGGACTCCGGCTCGAGGATGTCGCGTCTGGGCAAGCAGATCGCCACCGGGGCCGACATCGTCACCGTCGACGACGCCCTGCTGCGCATCGGTGCGGTCACCGCCGACGACGTCCGCCGGGTCGCCGCCCGGGTGCTGCAGCAACCGCGCGACCTCGCCGTGGTCGGCCCGTTCGACGTCGGGGAGACCGACCGCTTCGCCGCCGCCGTCGCCTGA